Genomic window (Drosophila albomicans strain 15112-1751.03 chromosome X, ASM965048v2, whole genome shotgun sequence):
taagaaaaatcaattctatatacaaaataataataaacatgtcTAAAAGTTTCtacatttttcagttttaaaatatgtatacttaatgaaaatgtttacatacataaaaaaaatattcatattaatttttttataaaatatataaaattttaatttcgaaaaaaaaactctaaGCATAAGTTAAGGTTTCTAAAgagttttttacttttaagaaaaatgaataaaaaataaaataaaataaatatatctaaaaGTTTCTGaagcttttttttatagttttaaattacttatattaatgaaaaataataacaaaaaaaataaaatatcaaaatttacataaaaaaaaaaattgtttaacacaaaataatgaattaaaactTTACATTACTACtttgtatactttttatatatgtatatttactatatcaactactatataataataataaattttgaattattttagtatcaagatttgaaatatgtatttcgcAATTTTTTAAGTAGAAAGAAAACTTATTgaatagtaaaaatattaacCGATTTGAAATTTACGTAATAAATTGCAGTAagaagtttaaaatatttcgatatcaatcttaaaaaaaagttcagCGATTATTTGAcgtaatttgaaataaaactaAGATTGCTTTATAAGTTTGCTTTGCTGTCAATTTACTTACGTCTCGCATATGATCATAATCATCATACCAGATGCCTGCCATCAGGTAATTGTTGGCCTCCAATTGTGCAGCGTCCAGGAAATCGGGATCATAAAGCAAACCCTCGACGGGCTTATTTTTCGGTACCACACAATTCGCAGTTAGCTCCAAGAGCAACTTTCGCTTTGCCTTTGGcgtcggcatcggcatcggctcTGGCTTTTTCGGTTCCGGCTTCATCTTTGGCATTGACTGCTCTGGAGGCGACGTGATTGTCTCGTTCTGAAGTTGGAAGTTCATCTGAGCAGCGCTTGTGGCATGAACATgattgccgttgttgttgttgtatggcAACGGATAGTGGGGCATGTTTTGCATTGCTGCTGGTGGCAGTGGCACCATCACATGTGGCACCGGTACAGGTTGTGGGGCCATGAGAACGGGCATATTGGCTGGGAACGGCATGGCCAGCGGTTGGATGTATTGTGGATACGGTTGTGGATGCATATTTGCCGGTTGCATCGGTTGATACATATTATACCCGGGATTGAATCCCATTTGCTGTTGCCCATGCGGTGGCATTGGTTGCTGTTCATAactcatcttttttttttagactGGCCTAGATTGTGCAAACTTATTAAGAATAGTGTGTGATATTTGCCTAAACTTTACCACTTTACCTTTCTTTTCAATATGCAATAAGTATGTTTTTACATGAAAGAAAATGTTCAACTGCGTTTTGACACAAGCAACGTGCAAGActtaaaagaataaaagaaaacaatatgTCTGTAATGTAACGATTCTTAGCTGTATGACGTTAGTGAATTTTTGAATCGAAAAGTAATCGATATCAATGCAACACTgcaataaattgcattaaaaatactaatattttattatattgaacaTTTCAATCAAATAAAGGTCTATGTAATAACTAAAATCCATAATACGAGTTGACATATATTGTAAACTaagaattttacaattacaaagtgatcacaaaaacaaaaaatactttaaaattaacagCCATTTTGGAAAGCTTAGCGTATAAAATACTAGTTTTCGTTTACAAGCGAATGACACATGCAGTGACGAGAGACCAATTGAAAAATACCAGCTACTTAGCGTTGCCAGTTTTTATGCGCAGGAACAGTTTTTGTGGCAGCCCCGTTTTTTATCGGTCTATCGATTTAACTGCTATCGTTGAAGAAATATcaaaacaagaataacaaaaaaaataacaaaaaccaGCAGAAAAGCCTAAATTACAGCGAAACAAGAAAGGAAGTGTCGATAAATATACAAGTTAATAGCAACATCCAGCCAAAGAGGCAGCGAAGACGCAGCGCTGCCgctgtagcagcagcagcaacagcagcagtagcagaaacggctgctgttggcacaaacaaattaatcaataattaataatggGCGCCGAGCATTCGCAGCAACGCATCGAGGCCGATGGCCATGAGATCTTCGAGCGTCGTGATGGCGCGCTCGGCGGAGGCGGCAGCAGCGCATCGCAAGCAACTGGGATGCGTCTCAGCGATGGCAGCGCCATGGCACTaacagcagctgccgcagcgGCCACAAACAAACGTCGTGGCGGTGGcatgcaacatcagcagcagcagcagctgcagcgacaacaacagcaacagctggcCAACGGACCCGCCAGCATTGTGATTGCCAGCAAACAAATCATCTCGGAGACAGCATCGCCCACCAGCTCCGAACTAAGTCGCCCCCCATCGCCGCCTTTGAGTGTTTGCTCCGATCTTCCGTATGTTTCCTACACGGATCGCCCGATTGGGGATTCACCGAAAATACGCAATCGTCCCGCACATATGCTGCAACAGAGCAGCGCCAGTCGTGCAGCAGCACGTAAATCGCACCCAGGCGGCATAACCACAACGATCAAGCCAAAGCGTCCCCAATCGACGGCCTCCAGTCACAACATTGTGATCGTTAAGCCTGGGGCACGGGATACACACGACGATATCGATCCGGATTTGGCCCGTCtgcgaaatataccacaatttCTGCCCGTGCTGAGGGAATCGATCAGTTCGGCGACCTATACGCGAGATGCCGAGATCTTGGAGCGTCTGCATTCGCAGCACTTGCTCAACATTTGCGGACGCATGCAGACGCATTTGAATCTGTGCGCCAATCATGTGGCCAGCGAACAGAATCATTTGGTGGAGCGCACCAAGGTTGTGAGCAATTCGATAACAACGCTCTTTGCCAAGTTCGTCGACATGCAGAAGACGTATGCTTCGTATGCGGAGCAATTTGCAAAGATTCGCAGTGTTTCACAGCAGCTGAGTCGCTGCAATTCGCTGTTGCATGAGAACATCGCCAGCTTGGAGGCGATCAACAACTTTCTGGACGACGAGGATCGCCTGGAGCCCTTCGT
Coding sequences:
- the LOC117570249 gene encoding BLOC-1-related complex subunit 5 — protein: MGAEHSQQRIEADGHEIFERRDGALGGGGSSASQATGMRLSDGSAMALTAAAAAATNKRRGGGMQHQQQQQLQRQQQQQLANGPASIVIASKQIISETASPTSSELSRPPSPPLSVCSDLPYVSYTDRPIGDSPKIRNRPAHMLQQSSASRAAARKSHPGGITTTIKPKRPQSTASSHNIVIVKPGARDTHDDIDPDLARLRNIPQFLPVLRESISSATYTRDAEILERLHSQHLLNICGRMQTHLNLCANHVASEQNHLVERTKVVSNSITTLFAKFVDMQKTYASYAEQFAKIRSVSQQLSRCNSLLHENIASLEAINNFLDDEDRLEPFVWRTDDNKLRGEAEGAAGGNSNRLWRL